From the Pedobacter cryoconitis genome, one window contains:
- a CDS encoding MmcQ/YjbR family DNA-binding protein, whose protein sequence is MNIEELRDYCLSKPGSTEGLPFGEETLVFKVGEKIFLLVGLTEANRFNAKCDPERAITLREQYEEIIPGYHMNKKHWNTVYMNGRLTLKQLREIIDHSYELIFNSLPKKKQEEIEG, encoded by the coding sequence ATGAACATAGAAGAATTAAGAGATTATTGTCTGTCAAAACCAGGATCAACAGAGGGGCTTCCTTTTGGAGAAGAGACCCTGGTTTTTAAAGTTGGTGAGAAAATATTTTTGCTTGTTGGCCTTACCGAAGCAAATCGCTTTAATGCTAAATGTGACCCTGAACGTGCAATTACTCTGCGTGAACAATACGAAGAGATCATTCCAGGCTATCATATGAATAAAAAACACTGGAATACCGTTTATATGAATGGCCGTCTCACTTTAAAGCAATTGCGTGAGATCATAGATCATTCTTATGAATTGATATTTAACAGTCTGCCTAAAAAAAAGCAGGAGGAAATTGAGGGTTAA
- a CDS encoding HYC_CC_PP family protein, which translates to MKKALSILLLLLYTTTSFGFSVKEFSCCGQLSKVSFSVQQDVNEKYSRHSEKESCCENQLNNLQVNDTHILSCQSASQVKHFTNLFISTFGNYYRTPVLTGIESVSINNPTHAPPIHGEVPIYIFNCTYRI; encoded by the coding sequence ATGAAAAAAGCACTGTCCATACTACTGTTACTTTTATATACTACAACCAGTTTCGGTTTTAGTGTAAAGGAGTTTTCTTGCTGTGGACAACTGAGCAAAGTTTCTTTTAGTGTTCAGCAGGATGTTAATGAAAAATATAGCAGACACAGTGAAAAGGAGAGCTGCTGTGAAAATCAATTAAATAATTTACAAGTAAACGATACTCACATTCTTTCATGCCAATCTGCAAGCCAGGTTAAGCATTTCACCAACCTGTTTATATCAACTTTTGGGAATTACTATCGTACGCCAGTTTTAACAGGAATTGAGAGTGTATCAATTAATAATCCGACTCATGCACCTCCAATACACGGTGAGGTTCCTATTTATATTTTTAATTGTACTTACAGAATTTGA
- a CDS encoding DUF1569 domain-containing protein — MNLNQLAVTANRENLAKLFLTLNAENKPQWGIMEPQQMVEHLIKQVSYTNGKRQPFCEVPEEQAKSAKQAYIYADLEIPKNAISGGVPDPLIYSDLENAINQLLKELEDFDNYFKESGMTVIHGGFGAMNYEEWVFWHSKHFKHHLEQFGLI; from the coding sequence ATGAATTTGAATCAACTGGCAGTTACCGCTAATCGGGAAAATTTAGCAAAGCTATTTCTGACACTAAATGCTGAGAACAAACCACAATGGGGTATAATGGAACCACAGCAAATGGTAGAGCATCTGATTAAACAGGTATCTTATACAAATGGGAAGAGACAACCATTCTGTGAGGTTCCTGAAGAGCAAGCAAAATCAGCTAAACAAGCTTATATCTATGCTGATCTCGAGATACCAAAAAATGCGATATCAGGAGGGGTTCCCGACCCATTAATTTATTCGGATTTGGAGAATGCTATTAATCAGTTATTGAAAGAACTGGAAGATTTTGATAATTATTTTAAGGAATCAGGAATGACAGTGATACATGGTGGATTCGGCGCCATGAATTATGAAGAATGGGTGTTCTGGCACAGTAAGCATTTTAAACACCATTTGGAGCAATTTGGCTTAATATAA
- a CDS encoding DUF4142 domain-containing protein: MKKIIYSLAIASAALAFQSCNSGTKDAKETADSLNKTKDTTSNVMATGGIAVEPSDAEFATKAAVGGMAEVELGKLALTKATNAQLKEFAKMMVSDHGKANEELMLIAKKKNITLPAAVDEDHQKKMNELDKKSGKDFDKAYAEAMVDGHKKTLKLMQDEAKDGKDADIKAFASKTTPVVQTHLDMINKIHDSMK, translated from the coding sequence ATGAAAAAAATAATTTATTCGCTTGCAATAGCTTCGGCTGCATTAGCATTTCAAAGTTGTAATAGTGGTACTAAAGATGCCAAAGAAACTGCTGACAGCCTTAATAAGACAAAAGACACTACTTCAAATGTAATGGCTACAGGTGGTATAGCCGTTGAACCATCCGATGCTGAATTTGCTACAAAAGCAGCTGTTGGCGGAATGGCAGAAGTTGAATTGGGTAAATTAGCCTTAACTAAAGCAACCAATGCACAGCTTAAAGAATTTGCTAAAATGATGGTGAGTGACCATGGCAAGGCTAATGAAGAACTGATGTTAATCGCTAAAAAGAAAAACATCACCTTACCTGCTGCTGTTGACGAGGATCATCAGAAAAAGATGAATGAACTCGATAAAAAATCTGGTAAAGACTTTGACAAAGCTTATGCTGAGGCAATGGTAGACGGACATAAAAAGACACTTAAATTGATGCAGGACGAAGCCAAAGATGGTAAGGATGCAGATATTAAAGCTTTTGCGTCCAAAACTACTCCTGTTGTTCAAACCCACCTGGATATGATCAATAAGATTCATGACAGCATGAAATAA
- a CDS encoding zinc-dependent alcohol dehydrogenase, with the protein MKAAVFHKPGDISYTTVADPRIELATDIILKVTSTAICGSDLHILSGAVPQTTDMVMGHEFMGIVEEVGAEVKNLKKGDRVIVPFPIACGHCFFCNHGASPSCENSNYKHYGPNGDMMDQKGAALFGYTDLYGGYSGGQAEYVRVPYGDVSPRIIPDNITDEQALFLTDIFPTGWSGVDWAQLKGGEVVAIFGSGPVGLMSQKAAWLHGASRVIAIDPLDYRLDKAKAVNNVDILNPHKVDVVAAIREMTQGRGADVCIDAVGFEPERTFMDKVKATINFEKGSIKVLEMCFEAVRRSGTVSILGVYGSPYDNFPLFRIFDKGLTIKQGQAPVLNHIDKLIELVKEEKVVLDDIITHTLPLSEAAHGYKIFDEKQEDCVKVVLKP; encoded by the coding sequence ATGAAAGCAGCAGTATTTCACAAACCAGGTGACATCAGTTATACAACTGTAGCCGATCCGCGGATTGAACTTGCCACAGATATCATCCTGAAAGTTACTTCTACAGCCATTTGCGGCTCTGACCTTCACATTTTAAGCGGAGCCGTTCCACAAACTACCGACATGGTGATGGGCCATGAATTTATGGGCATTGTGGAAGAAGTAGGGGCCGAGGTAAAGAACCTGAAAAAAGGTGACCGTGTAATTGTTCCCTTTCCCATTGCCTGTGGACATTGCTTTTTCTGTAACCATGGCGCATCACCAAGTTGTGAGAATTCCAATTACAAACATTATGGGCCAAATGGTGATATGATGGATCAAAAAGGAGCAGCGTTATTTGGTTATACCGATTTGTATGGTGGTTATTCTGGTGGACAAGCAGAATACGTACGTGTTCCTTATGGCGATGTTAGTCCAAGGATTATCCCCGATAATATAACAGATGAACAAGCACTTTTTTTGACTGATATTTTTCCAACCGGATGGTCTGGTGTAGATTGGGCACAGCTTAAAGGTGGTGAGGTGGTTGCTATTTTCGGATCTGGCCCGGTAGGTTTGATGTCGCAGAAAGCAGCCTGGTTACATGGTGCCAGCCGGGTAATTGCCATCGATCCTTTAGATTATCGTCTTGATAAAGCAAAGGCTGTGAATAACGTGGACATTTTGAATCCGCATAAAGTTGATGTAGTCGCAGCCATCCGTGAAATGACTCAGGGCAGGGGCGCCGATGTTTGTATAGACGCGGTTGGTTTTGAGCCTGAACGTACATTTATGGATAAGGTAAAGGCAACGATAAACTTTGAAAAAGGTAGCATTAAAGTGCTTGAAATGTGCTTTGAAGCCGTACGCAGGAGTGGAACAGTTTCTATCCTTGGTGTTTATGGAAGCCCATATGACAATTTTCCACTGTTCCGGATCTTTGATAAAGGACTAACGATTAAACAAGGTCAGGCGCCAGTACTTAACCATATTGATAAATTAATAGAACTGGTGAAAGAAGAGAAGGTTGTGCTTGATGATATTATTACCCACACCTTACCACTGAGTGAAGCCGCCCACGGTTATAAAATCTTTGATGAAAAGCAGGAAGACTGTGTAAAAGTAGTCTTAAAACCATAG
- a CDS encoding TerD family protein encodes MAIQLEKRKPISIVKEKPGLTHIVAGLGWDPATVNGHSVDLDLSLFMLGENGKLVADEYFIFYNNATSPDGSTNYPGDSRGGEGDGDDEVIHIDLTKINPQVEFLYFAVTIDQSELRGHNFGHVQNSYINIRNAADNSILCQYLLKDNFINEDSLIIATISRNGGNWNVEALGQAFSGGLNTLIDLYQ; translated from the coding sequence ATGGCTATACAACTAGAAAAAAGAAAACCAATATCGATTGTCAAAGAAAAACCAGGACTAACGCACATTGTAGCAGGTTTAGGCTGGGATCCTGCCACTGTAAACGGGCATAGTGTAGATCTTGACCTATCATTATTTATGTTAGGCGAAAATGGTAAACTCGTCGCAGATGAATACTTCATCTTTTATAACAATGCGACAAGTCCAGATGGTTCTACCAATTATCCGGGGGATAGCAGGGGTGGTGAAGGCGATGGAGATGACGAGGTCATCCATATTGATCTGACTAAAATAAACCCACAAGTTGAATTTTTATATTTTGCAGTTACCATTGATCAAAGTGAGCTCAGAGGACACAATTTCGGTCACGTGCAAAACTCTTACATCAATATCAGAAATGCTGCTGACAATTCAATTTTATGTCAGTACCTGTTAAAGGATAATTTCATAAACGAAGATTCCCTGATCATTGCAACTATTTCCAGAAATGGTGGGAATTGGAATGTAGAAGCGCTGGGGCAAGCCTTTTCCGGAGGTTTAAATACACTAATAGATTTATATCAATAA
- a CDS encoding TerD family protein → MSSFNLSKGDRFSLSKAAPGLSIVKIGMGWNPNDEPGGPEFDLDVSAFSIGGDFKIPSDSYFTFYGQLRMGNKIEDKIEKGLFRPLTEDGAIIGAIDDPDGTRSNGDDDEDMFIDLTKVSHKIEQIIICCTICKYPHDNKKDRRTLELNFGQVNDCYIRIADESNGNEILRYDLKDQYTNEDALEFGRLFRVGDSWEFEAMGRAHTGSLQTLVDMYT, encoded by the coding sequence ATGAGCAGTTTTAATTTAAGTAAAGGGGATAGATTTTCCCTTTCCAAGGCAGCGCCTGGACTATCAATTGTGAAAATCGGAATGGGATGGAACCCCAACGATGAGCCGGGCGGGCCAGAATTTGATCTTGATGTGTCTGCATTTTCAATTGGCGGTGATTTTAAAATCCCTTCTGATTCTTATTTCACCTTTTACGGCCAGCTCCGTATGGGCAATAAAATTGAGGACAAAATAGAGAAAGGCTTATTCAGGCCGCTAACTGAGGATGGAGCGATTATCGGGGCTATTGATGATCCGGATGGAACCAGAAGTAACGGTGATGATGATGAAGATATGTTTATTGATTTAACGAAAGTCAGCCACAAGATTGAACAGATTATTATTTGCTGTACGATTTGTAAATATCCTCACGACAACAAAAAAGACCGCAGAACATTGGAACTGAATTTTGGACAAGTAAATGATTGTTATATCCGTATTGCAGATGAAAGTAATGGTAACGAGATTCTTCGCTATGATTTGAAAGATCAGTATACCAATGAAGATGCGCTGGAATTCGGCAGGTTATTCCGTGTTGGTGATAGCTGGGAATTCGAAGCTATGGGCAGAGCGCATACCGGCAGCTTACAAACATTAGTAGACATGTATACCTAA
- a CDS encoding OmpA family protein, whose amino-acid sequence MAFDLNKNDGSAPVDSSDKAKGASKFDLSKKETTAVAGTENPSKPKTWIIGLIGVLIIGGGIWYYSSTAKKADAIHHTSTEVVPLDPVVAVEAETQSKLQPDIVDTSVTALKTSPPQPVAENVVKDKNAASLNRKIPVSFRQGSFAFARVNKKIIKRIITYLSENPAALIHINGYASSEGSLTINQTISQKRADAFKKYLVSNHIAESRIIAMGKGIENPIASNDSNTGRRKNRRVEITLPSNQTQN is encoded by the coding sequence ATGGCATTTGATTTAAATAAAAATGATGGTTCTGCTCCTGTGGATTCATCTGATAAAGCTAAAGGGGCATCTAAATTTGACCTTTCAAAAAAAGAGACAACAGCAGTTGCCGGAACAGAAAATCCGTCAAAGCCGAAAACGTGGATCATTGGATTAATTGGCGTTTTAATAATTGGCGGTGGGATCTGGTACTATTCGTCTACTGCAAAAAAAGCAGACGCTATTCACCATACATCAACTGAAGTCGTCCCATTAGATCCGGTTGTAGCAGTTGAAGCTGAAACTCAGTCCAAATTACAGCCTGATATCGTGGATACGTCCGTTACAGCTTTGAAAACCAGTCCACCACAGCCAGTTGCTGAAAATGTAGTAAAAGATAAGAATGCAGCCAGTTTAAATCGTAAAATTCCCGTTTCTTTTCGTCAGGGCTCTTTTGCCTTTGCGAGAGTAAACAAAAAGATAATTAAACGTATCATTACTTATTTGTCTGAAAATCCTGCTGCATTAATACATATAAACGGATATGCAAGTAGCGAAGGTTCTTTAACCATTAATCAAACTATCTCTCAGAAAAGAGCTGATGCATTCAAAAAATACCTGGTTTCAAATCATATTGCAGAAAGCAGGATCATCGCAATGGGGAAAGGAATTGAAAATCCAATCGCATCAAATGATAGTAATACTGGCAGAAGAAAGAATAGAAGAGTTGAAATTACGCTTCCATCTAATCAAACTCAAAACTAA
- a CDS encoding TerC family protein, which produces MDFLHTILGDDIQAGLLIILNLIVIESLLSVDNAAVLATMVMDLPKNQRDKALKYGIIGAYVFRGICLLLAAWLVTIWWLKPLGGLYLLYLAFDYFRKKNAEKEEEEVDKSKSWIYKSTVGLVGAFWATVALVEVMDLAFSIDNVFAAVAFTDHIWLIYIGVFIGILAMRFVAQAFVKLMEKFSFLETVAFIVIGVLGVKLTSSLFTHFYPGSPISHLIESEKTDLLISIFTVAIFIIPVITSILFNYPKKNSIGATVAEQAAEVLDKA; this is translated from the coding sequence ATGGATTTTTTACATACTATTTTAGGTGACGATATCCAGGCAGGACTACTCATCATCCTGAATTTAATTGTTATAGAAAGCTTGCTTTCAGTAGATAACGCGGCAGTTTTGGCAACCATGGTAATGGATCTTCCAAAAAACCAAAGAGATAAAGCATTAAAATATGGTATTATTGGTGCCTATGTATTTCGTGGTATTTGTTTACTGCTGGCTGCATGGCTGGTTACGATCTGGTGGTTAAAGCCTCTGGGCGGACTTTATCTTTTATACCTGGCGTTTGATTACTTCAGAAAAAAGAATGCTGAAAAAGAAGAGGAAGAAGTAGATAAAAGTAAAAGCTGGATCTATAAATCTACAGTCGGTTTAGTTGGGGCATTCTGGGCAACTGTTGCATTAGTAGAGGTAATGGATCTGGCGTTTTCTATAGATAACGTTTTTGCAGCAGTTGCATTTACCGACCATATCTGGCTTATTTATATTGGCGTTTTTATTGGGATCCTTGCAATGCGTTTTGTAGCACAGGCATTTGTGAAGCTAATGGAGAAGTTTAGTTTCCTGGAAACGGTTGCATTTATTGTAATTGGGGTATTGGGGGTTAAACTTACTTCTTCTTTGTTTACTCATTTTTATCCGGGATCACCAATCTCTCATCTGATAGAAAGTGAAAAGACAGATTTACTGATCTCGATCTTCACCGTAGCTATATTTATTATTCCTGTAATTACTTCAATCCTGTTTAATTATCCGAAGAAGAATAGCATAGGAGCAACTGTTGCTGAGCAAGCAGCAGAGGTGTTGGACAAAGCATAA
- a CDS encoding Dyp-type peroxidase — MIAEPILEIDEIQGNIIPGFRMPFQYFAGCQVNAQSDLNGFLNYLLPKITTMREALTYKEDRVARAKQAGIRGKESFTLTIEQNLFWINIGFGKKLLGKFKMDAEEVDLAYKLGLAARSSLLGDPSDTTNEGNKKNWKLGNEQNGADIFLIAASDNETTLLKRVEELKAKLTEFALTVIYEENGGRLDEDREHFGFKDGISQPSVRGFVDKERKTLLIDRLVAEGNENPSAPEFAAPGKMLIWPGQFVFGYAKQSPDNYREPEPASENEKSDFLKNGSFLVFRRLKQDVATFNTYSKTMFQQLINTPDFQGEDYETFLAKLVGRFKDGKPVILGEQEVAPENYNNFNFNADTPVFRLRDGKQVASVKADQPGMKCPAFAHIRKVNPRDLPTDLGKETDSATFRIIRRGIPFGKPYDFDNPENPVNETERGLLFLSYQTSIERQFERLTQKWMNEPGRPTAMGYDILVGQNGEEDENGVKWCKFMDDNRQTKEITAEKTFVIPTGGGYFFCPSVSTVRGLIS; from the coding sequence ATGATAGCGGAACCTATTTTAGAGATAGATGAAATCCAGGGAAATATAATTCCAGGTTTTCGAATGCCTTTTCAGTATTTCGCAGGATGCCAGGTAAATGCACAAAGTGATTTAAATGGTTTCCTTAATTACCTGTTACCTAAGATAACGACAATGCGTGAGGCCCTGACTTACAAGGAAGATAGAGTTGCCCGCGCAAAACAAGCCGGAATCCGCGGTAAAGAGAGCTTTACGCTGACCATTGAGCAGAATCTGTTCTGGATCAATATTGGCTTTGGAAAGAAGCTGTTAGGGAAATTTAAAATGGATGCGGAGGAAGTAGATTTAGCTTACAAGTTAGGGCTGGCAGCGAGATCATCTTTATTGGGAGATCCATCTGATACTACAAATGAAGGCAATAAAAAAAACTGGAAGCTAGGAAATGAGCAGAATGGAGCAGATATTTTTTTGATTGCTGCTTCAGATAACGAAACCACATTACTGAAAAGAGTGGAAGAACTTAAAGCAAAGCTTACGGAGTTTGCTTTAACTGTGATTTATGAAGAAAATGGAGGAAGACTGGATGAGGATAGAGAACATTTTGGATTTAAGGATGGGATTTCACAGCCTTCTGTTCGTGGTTTTGTAGATAAGGAAAGAAAAACTTTACTCATAGACAGGTTAGTGGCGGAGGGAAATGAAAATCCATCTGCTCCGGAGTTTGCTGCACCAGGAAAAATGCTGATCTGGCCGGGTCAGTTTGTATTTGGTTACGCTAAACAATCTCCGGATAATTATAGAGAACCGGAACCAGCCAGCGAGAATGAAAAGAGTGATTTTTTGAAAAATGGATCGTTTCTTGTTTTCAGAAGGTTGAAGCAGGATGTCGCTACTTTCAATACGTATTCTAAAACGATGTTTCAGCAACTGATCAATACACCAGATTTTCAGGGAGAGGATTATGAAACTTTTCTGGCTAAGCTGGTTGGAAGATTTAAAGATGGAAAGCCTGTTATATTAGGAGAACAAGAGGTAGCTCCTGAGAATTACAATAATTTTAATTTCAACGCGGATACCCCTGTTTTCCGGCTGCGTGACGGAAAACAAGTTGCCAGTGTAAAAGCGGATCAGCCAGGAATGAAATGTCCGGCATTTGCGCATATCCGTAAAGTTAACCCAAGGGATTTACCTACAGACCTGGGAAAAGAAACAGACAGTGCTACATTCAGAATTATCCGGAGAGGTATTCCTTTTGGCAAACCTTACGATTTTGATAATCCGGAGAACCCTGTAAATGAGACTGAAAGAGGCCTTTTATTCTTGTCTTATCAAACTTCTATTGAGCGGCAGTTTGAGAGATTGACACAAAAATGGATGAATGAGCCAGGCAGGCCTACGGCTATGGGATATGATATCCTGGTTGGGCAAAATGGTGAGGAAGATGAAAATGGAGTTAAATGGTGCAAGTTTATGGACGATAACAGGCAAACTAAAGAAATAACGGCTGAAAAAACCTTTGTTATTCCGACTGGAGGGGGCTATTTCTTTTGTCCGTCGGTTTCTACTGTGAGGGGATTGATTAGCTGA
- a CDS encoding ATP-binding protein, giving the protein MSDVQLLDKNQLIEVLSQTKTATAIHIGEDALIQMANQAMLTIWDKDQSVIGKTLEDALPELKGQPFAQMFKKVWLEGITISGVETAADLKVDGEMKTFYFDFEYRAIKNEFNQTICILHTAIDVTDRVTNRQLMEEYYSKELALEREQALNEELAASNEELNAVNEELSQSQEELLALNESLERRVEARVKELSASEARYRRISDELAAINEELTASNEELALAHEQLKETFDELEDKEIALRLAIEAANFGTWHIHSESRAFITSVRLRELFGYDATHEITIEEALGQITEEYRPYVTEKLENALAGNGDYDVSYPVIGFNDKKIRWLRAIGNLKADKSGEFSSFTGVVMDISVIKKDEQRKNDFIAMVSHELKTPLTSLNGYIQVLQRKAIVFQDKFVNSSLEMAAKQVKKMTGMVNGFLNVSRLESGKIVLNLSHFSLTDLIDVVVEESRLMETSHIINFQSCEHTPVYADYDKIGNVIVNLLSNAVKYAPTVKNIEVTCTVINQMVQVGVRDHGIGIGVKDINKLFDRYYRVESNSQVSGFGIGLYLSAEIIARHNGTIWVESEFGKGATFYFNLPLYQEEIKM; this is encoded by the coding sequence ATGAGCGACGTCCAACTACTAGATAAAAATCAATTAATTGAGGTTTTGAGTCAGACCAAAACTGCAACTGCCATTCATATAGGAGAAGATGCGCTGATCCAGATGGCTAATCAGGCTATGTTAACAATTTGGGATAAAGATCAGTCAGTTATCGGGAAGACTTTAGAAGATGCACTTCCGGAACTTAAGGGTCAGCCTTTTGCTCAAATGTTCAAAAAAGTATGGCTGGAAGGAATAACCATTTCAGGAGTGGAGACAGCTGCCGATCTTAAAGTAGACGGAGAAATGAAAACCTTTTATTTTGATTTCGAATACCGGGCAATAAAAAATGAATTCAATCAGACTATTTGTATCCTCCATACTGCAATTGATGTTACCGATAGAGTGACTAACCGCCAGCTGATGGAGGAATATTACAGCAAGGAGCTGGCACTAGAACGGGAACAGGCACTTAACGAAGAACTTGCGGCATCTAATGAAGAGCTCAATGCCGTAAACGAGGAACTCTCTCAAAGTCAGGAGGAACTGTTGGCCTTGAATGAAAGTTTAGAGAGAAGGGTGGAAGCCAGGGTAAAAGAACTCTCTGCCAGTGAAGCCCGGTATCGCAGAATTTCGGACGAACTCGCAGCAATTAATGAAGAACTGACCGCCTCAAATGAAGAACTGGCCTTAGCACATGAACAATTAAAGGAAACTTTCGATGAGTTGGAAGATAAGGAAATCGCCTTAAGGTTAGCTATTGAGGCTGCAAATTTTGGTACCTGGCATATACACTCTGAAAGCAGGGCATTTATAACCTCAGTACGCCTCAGGGAACTATTTGGGTATGATGCAACTCATGAAATTACTATTGAAGAGGCGCTCGGACAGATTACAGAAGAATACCGGCCATATGTTACAGAAAAACTGGAAAATGCACTTGCTGGTAATGGAGATTATGATGTTTCTTATCCTGTTATTGGATTTAATGATAAAAAAATCCGCTGGCTTAGAGCAATAGGTAACCTGAAGGCAGATAAGTCTGGAGAATTTTCTTCTTTCACCGGGGTTGTGATGGATATTTCTGTAATTAAAAAGGATGAGCAGCGTAAAAATGATTTTATTGCAATGGTCAGCCACGAATTAAAAACACCACTTACTTCACTCAACGGATATATTCAGGTACTTCAGCGTAAGGCTATTGTTTTTCAGGACAAATTTGTAAACAGTTCACTGGAAATGGCCGCCAAACAGGTTAAAAAGATGACCGGTATGGTCAATGGATTTCTAAATGTTTCCAGGTTGGAATCGGGAAAAATTGTGCTTAACCTGAGCCATTTTTCTTTGACAGATTTGATTGATGTGGTGGTAGAAGAAAGCAGGTTGATGGAGACAAGTCATATTATAAATTTTCAAAGTTGTGAGCATACACCTGTATATGCTGATTATGATAAGATTGGTAATGTAATAGTCAATCTTTTGAGTAATGCAGTTAAATATGCACCTACGGTTAAAAATATAGAAGTTACCTGTACAGTCATTAATCAAATGGTGCAGGTAGGCGTGAGAGATCATGGTATAGGTATTGGCGTTAAAGATATTAATAAGCTTTTTGACCGCTATTACCGGGTAGAAAGTAATAGCCAGGTTTCTGGTTTTGGAATCGGACTTTATCTGAGTGCTGAGATTATCGCCCGGCACAATGGCACAATCTGGGTAGAAAGTGAATTTGGTAAAGGCGCTACCTTTTATTTTAATCTGCCATTATACCAAGAAGAGATAAAAATGTAA
- the msrA gene encoding peptide-methionine (S)-S-oxide reductase MsrA produces the protein MNTEKAILAGGCFWGVEELIRHYPGVISTVVGYTGGDVPNATYRNHGTHAEGIEIVFDPSKLSYRGLLEYFFQIHDPTTRNRQGNDIGTSYRSAIFYTDDTQRETANTLIAEMDASGVWPGKVITEVVQAADFWNAEEEHQDYLQKQPYGYTCHFERPDWKLS, from the coding sequence ATGAATACTGAAAAAGCCATTCTTGCAGGCGGTTGTTTCTGGGGAGTGGAAGAGCTTATCCGTCATTACCCGGGTGTTATTTCAACAGTCGTAGGTTATACCGGAGGAGATGTACCCAACGCAACTTACCGTAACCATGGAACACACGCCGAAGGCATAGAGATCGTATTTGATCCATCAAAATTATCATATCGCGGATTACTTGAATATTTTTTCCAGATTCATGATCCGACAACACGCAACAGACAAGGTAACGACATCGGAACCTCTTATCGTTCTGCTATTTTTTATACAGATGACACGCAGCGCGAAACGGCGAATACTTTAATTGCAGAAATGGATGCCTCAGGAGTATGGCCGGGGAAAGTTATAACAGAGGTTGTCCAGGCGGCTGATTTCTGGAATGCAGAAGAGGAACATCAGGATTATTTGCAAAAACAGCCATACGGTTATACCTGTCACTTTGAAAGACCGGACTGGAAATTGAGTTAA
- a CDS encoding SDR family NAD(P)-dependent oxidoreductase, with protein MARIFITGSADGLGQLAAKQLVAQGHRVVLHARNAERAKLAMDNVPGADNALVADLSNIEETKKLAAEVSAIGQFDVIIHNAGVYQVAANLTFAVNTLAPYILTALIHKPKRIIYLSSELHMGGNPDLINLDYKIDRTSYSDSKMQVLMLCKAVARKWPEVFSNAVDPGWVPTKMGGQGAPDNLEEGFQTQIWLAVSDDQQARVSGRYFHHLKEAKYLAATDDIHLQEKLLAICEQLSGIPFLK; from the coding sequence ATGGCCAGAATATTTATTACCGGTTCAGCTGATGGACTTGGACAATTAGCAGCAAAACAACTGGTGGCACAGGGTCACCGGGTTGTACTGCATGCACGTAATGCAGAGCGGGCTAAATTAGCAATGGATAATGTACCTGGTGCTGATAACGCGCTCGTTGCTGATTTATCCAATATTGAAGAAACAAAAAAGCTGGCTGCCGAAGTTAGTGCTATAGGACAATTTGATGTCATTATTCATAATGCAGGTGTTTATCAGGTAGCGGCCAATTTGACTTTTGCTGTAAATACGCTGGCACCCTATATCCTGACAGCTTTAATCCATAAGCCAAAACGCATTATTTATCTCAGTTCTGAATTGCATATGGGGGGTAATCCTGATCTGATTAATTTGGACTATAAGATTGACCGGACAAGTTATTCAGACTCTAAAATGCAGGTCTTAATGCTTTGCAAAGCCGTTGCGCGTAAATGGCCTGAAGTTTTTTCCAATGCTGTTGATCCGGGCTGGGTCCCTACAAAAATGGGCGGGCAAGGAGCACCTGACAACCTGGAAGAAGGTTTTCAGACGCAGATATGGCTTGCTGTCAGCGATGATCAGCAGGCCCGGGTAAGTGGCCGTTATTTTCATCACCTGAAAGAAGCGAAGTATTTAGCTGCAACTGATGATATTCATCTTCAGGAGAAATTACTTGCAATTTGTGAACAGCTCAGCGGTATCCCTTTTCTTAAATAA